The following are encoded in a window of Sminthopsis crassicaudata isolate SCR6 chromosome 3, ASM4859323v1, whole genome shotgun sequence genomic DNA:
- the ELOA gene encoding elongin-A isoform X1 translates to MAAESVLEVVERLQSRLAGNPEPKKLLKHLKRLSDLPITVDILAETGVGKTVNGLRKHEQVGGFAKDLVARWKKLVPVAQEVERNIEPEEQDLERSSSRKRPRDVFPKEEEMEEEYQESWKASCSQPHSPDYREKKHRKLSEFDRMPKASHSGETREERKRWNKTSPVYTSDQELSDSSHVHSPQPSTSPQQLSMDYDQLPEEEEEQPVPHRKAGKSHSHAFQDRGLNSQERRLGEPQDRGSVSRSKEHKTSQKEKHRLDTREEKTFSLGRDKVSKAVSREEGRRSPSGTSTKEKQTLSSAAKKERDKESGSSKKKFLPPLEVASVNHMKKTKHKDAQKSKLEKTKLSGDSFDVGKWEEEFSPKPKEKGGSNSLKMREGKSKASNSDRKPSSHFSGAGETDVDDDYEQPTMSFESYLSYDQPQRKKKKVVKTTTGVRAEKSHSKQNGSKADHKNSNNAIQKLPKMNESKAEKQHSGTSSSKPKKVSTDVTPTLPDIPLPTIQANYRPLPSLELIPSFQPKRKAVSSPHEEEEAGFTGRRMNSKMQVYSGSKCAYLPKMMSLHQQCIRVLNNNIDSIYEVGGVPYSVLEPVLERCTPEQLYRIEECNHVLTEETDQLWKIHCHRDFKRERPEEFESWREMYLRLQDAREQRLLLLTENIRSAHANKPKGRQAKMAFVNSVAKPPRDVRRRQEKFGTGGAAVPEKIKIKPAPYTSSSGYTCSSSSNSYSNSTEEGQPYDGPSTSSAHSAPAVSSTVSYDPRKPPVKKIAPMMAKTIKAFKNRFSRR, encoded by the exons CTACTAAAACATCTGAAGAGACTCTCAGACTTACCTATCACCGTGGACATTTTGGCG gAAACAGGTGTCGGGAAAACAGTGAATGGGTTGCGGAAACATGAGCAAGTAGGAGGCTTTGCCAAAGACTTAGTGGCCCGATGGAAGAAGTTAGTCCCTGTTGCTCAGGAGGTTGAAAG gAATATTGAGCCTGAGGAGCAAGACCTCGAAAGAAGTAGCTCTAGAAAACGTCCCCGAGATGTTTTTCCcaaggaggaggaaatggaggaggaATATCAGGAAAGCTGGAAAGCCTCTTGTAGCCAGCCACACAGTCCTGACTACCGGGAGAAAAAGCATCGAAAGCTTTCAGAGTTTGATAGAATGCCCAAGGCCTCACATAGTGGTGAaacaagagaagagagaaagcgATGGAACAAGACCTCCCCAGTGTACACATCCGACCAGGAGCTATCCGACAGTAGTCATGTTCACTCACCTCAGCCTTCTACAAGCCCTCAGCAGTTATCTATGGACTATGATCAACTCcctgaagaggaggaagagcagcCAGTACCACATCGGAAGGCTGGCAAAAGCCATAGTCATGCCTTTCAGGACCGAGGCTTAAATAGCCAAGAGAGACGCTTGGGTGAACCCCAGGATAGAGGCTCTGTAAGTCGGAGCAAAGAGCACAAGACTTCACAGAAGGAAAAGCATCGCTTGGATACAAGAGAGGAAAAGACCTTTAGTTTGGGTCGAGACAAAGTGTCTAAGGCTGTTTCTCGAGAAGAGGGCCGAAGGTCCCCCTCAGGAACTAGTACCAAGGAGAAGCAAACATTGTCTAGTGCTGCCAagaaagagagggacaaagaAAGTGGCAGTAGCAAGAAGAAGTTTTTACCTCCCTTGGAGGTAGCTTCTgttaaccatatgaaaaaaacaaagcacaAGGATGCACAGAAATCCAAATTGGAAAAGACCAAGCTTAGTGGGGACAGCTTTGATGTAGGGAAATGGGAGGAAGAATTTTCTCCCAAGCCAAAAGAGAAAGGGGGGTCTAACAGCTTAAAGATGCGGGAAGGAAAATCCAAAGCCTCTAACTCGGACAGAAAACCATCGAGTCACTTTTCAGGGGCTGGAGAGACAGATGTGGATGATGACTATGAACAGCCCACCATGTCTTTTGAATCATACCTCAGCTATGACCAgccccagaggaaaaaaaagaaggttgTTAAAACTACAACTGGGGTTCGTGCAGAGAAAAGTCACAGTAAGCAGAACGGTTCCAAAGCTGATCATAAAAACTCTAATAATGCCATTCAGAAACTCCCTAAGATGAATGAGAGCAAGGCAGAAAAGCAACATTCTGGAACCAGCTCTTCCAAACCAAAAAAG GTCTCCACTGATGTGACCCCAACATTACCAGACATCCCCTTGCCTACCATTCAGGCCAATTATCGTCCACTTCCTTCTCTTGAACTGATTCCCTCCTTTCAGCCAAAGAGGAAAG CAGTCTCCTCACCCCATGAAGAAGAGGAAGCTGGATTTACTGGACGTAGGATGAATTCAAAAATGCAAGTCTATTCTGGTTCCAAGTGTGCCTACCTACCGAAGATGATGTCCTTGCACCAGCAGTGCATCAGAGTCCTCAATAATAACATAGACT CAATTTATGAAGTTGGGGGTGTTCCCTATTCTGTACTTGAACCAGTTTTGGAAAGATGTACTCCTGAGCAACTCTATAGAATTGAGGAGTGCAACCAT GTGTTAACTGAAGAGACTGATCAGCTGTGGAAAATTCACTGCCATCGAGACTTTAAGAGAGAGAGACCAGAAGAATTTGAGTCTTGGAGGGAGATGTATCTTCGACTTCAAGATGCTCGGGAGCAGCGACTACTCCTCTTGACTGAGAACATCCGATCAGCTCATGCCAACAAACCCAAAG GCCGACAAGCAAAGATGGCCTTTGTCAACTCTGTGGCCAAGCCGCCTCGTGATGTTAGGAGACGGCAGGAGAAATTTGGGACCGGAGGAGCAGCTGTTCCTGAAAAGATCAA GATCAAGCCCGCCCCCTACACCTCCAGCAGTGGTTACACCtgcagcagcagtagcaacagCTACAGCAACAGCACCGAAGAAGGGCAGCCCTACGACGGCCCAAGCACCAGCAGTGCCCACTCAGCCCCAGCAGTCAGCAGCACGGTGTCTTACGATCCCCGGAAACCGCCGGTCAAAA AAATTGCCCCAATGATGGCCAAGACGATCAAGGCATTCAAGAACAGATTCTCCCGGAGATAA
- the ELOA gene encoding elongin-A isoform X2 gives MAAESVLEVVERLQSRLAGNPEPKKLLKHLKRLSDLPITVDILAETGVGKTVNGLRKHEQVGGFAKDLVARWKKLVPVAQEVERNIEPEEQDLERSSSRKRPRDVFPKEEEMEEEYQESWKASCSQPHSPDYREKKHRKLSEFDRMPKASHSGETREERKRWNKTSPVYTSDQELSDSSHVHSPQPSTSPQQLSMDYDQLPEEEEEQPVPHRKAGKSHSHAFQDRGLNSQERRLGEPQDRGSVSRSKEHKTSQKEKHRLDTREEKTFSLGRDKVSKAVSREEGRRSPSGTSTKEKQTLSSAAKKERDKESGSSKKKFLPPLEVASVNHMKKTKHKDAQKSKLEKTKLSGDSFDVGKWEEEFSPKPKEKGGSNSLKMREGKSKASNSDRKPSSHFSGAGETDVDDDYEQPTMSFESYLSYDQPQRKKKKVVKTTTGVRAEKSHSKQNGSKADHKNSNNAIQKLPKMNESKAEKQHSGTSSSKPKKVSTDVTPTLPDIPLPTIQANYRPLPSLELIPSFQPKRKVSSPHEEEEAGFTGRRMNSKMQVYSGSKCAYLPKMMSLHQQCIRVLNNNIDSIYEVGGVPYSVLEPVLERCTPEQLYRIEECNHVLTEETDQLWKIHCHRDFKRERPEEFESWREMYLRLQDAREQRLLLLTENIRSAHANKPKGRQAKMAFVNSVAKPPRDVRRRQEKFGTGGAAVPEKIKIKPAPYTSSSGYTCSSSSNSYSNSTEEGQPYDGPSTSSAHSAPAVSSTVSYDPRKPPVKKIAPMMAKTIKAFKNRFSRR, from the exons CTACTAAAACATCTGAAGAGACTCTCAGACTTACCTATCACCGTGGACATTTTGGCG gAAACAGGTGTCGGGAAAACAGTGAATGGGTTGCGGAAACATGAGCAAGTAGGAGGCTTTGCCAAAGACTTAGTGGCCCGATGGAAGAAGTTAGTCCCTGTTGCTCAGGAGGTTGAAAG gAATATTGAGCCTGAGGAGCAAGACCTCGAAAGAAGTAGCTCTAGAAAACGTCCCCGAGATGTTTTTCCcaaggaggaggaaatggaggaggaATATCAGGAAAGCTGGAAAGCCTCTTGTAGCCAGCCACACAGTCCTGACTACCGGGAGAAAAAGCATCGAAAGCTTTCAGAGTTTGATAGAATGCCCAAGGCCTCACATAGTGGTGAaacaagagaagagagaaagcgATGGAACAAGACCTCCCCAGTGTACACATCCGACCAGGAGCTATCCGACAGTAGTCATGTTCACTCACCTCAGCCTTCTACAAGCCCTCAGCAGTTATCTATGGACTATGATCAACTCcctgaagaggaggaagagcagcCAGTACCACATCGGAAGGCTGGCAAAAGCCATAGTCATGCCTTTCAGGACCGAGGCTTAAATAGCCAAGAGAGACGCTTGGGTGAACCCCAGGATAGAGGCTCTGTAAGTCGGAGCAAAGAGCACAAGACTTCACAGAAGGAAAAGCATCGCTTGGATACAAGAGAGGAAAAGACCTTTAGTTTGGGTCGAGACAAAGTGTCTAAGGCTGTTTCTCGAGAAGAGGGCCGAAGGTCCCCCTCAGGAACTAGTACCAAGGAGAAGCAAACATTGTCTAGTGCTGCCAagaaagagagggacaaagaAAGTGGCAGTAGCAAGAAGAAGTTTTTACCTCCCTTGGAGGTAGCTTCTgttaaccatatgaaaaaaacaaagcacaAGGATGCACAGAAATCCAAATTGGAAAAGACCAAGCTTAGTGGGGACAGCTTTGATGTAGGGAAATGGGAGGAAGAATTTTCTCCCAAGCCAAAAGAGAAAGGGGGGTCTAACAGCTTAAAGATGCGGGAAGGAAAATCCAAAGCCTCTAACTCGGACAGAAAACCATCGAGTCACTTTTCAGGGGCTGGAGAGACAGATGTGGATGATGACTATGAACAGCCCACCATGTCTTTTGAATCATACCTCAGCTATGACCAgccccagaggaaaaaaaagaaggttgTTAAAACTACAACTGGGGTTCGTGCAGAGAAAAGTCACAGTAAGCAGAACGGTTCCAAAGCTGATCATAAAAACTCTAATAATGCCATTCAGAAACTCCCTAAGATGAATGAGAGCAAGGCAGAAAAGCAACATTCTGGAACCAGCTCTTCCAAACCAAAAAAG GTCTCCACTGATGTGACCCCAACATTACCAGACATCCCCTTGCCTACCATTCAGGCCAATTATCGTCCACTTCCTTCTCTTGAACTGATTCCCTCCTTTCAGCCAAAGAGGAAAG TCTCCTCACCCCATGAAGAAGAGGAAGCTGGATTTACTGGACGTAGGATGAATTCAAAAATGCAAGTCTATTCTGGTTCCAAGTGTGCCTACCTACCGAAGATGATGTCCTTGCACCAGCAGTGCATCAGAGTCCTCAATAATAACATAGACT CAATTTATGAAGTTGGGGGTGTTCCCTATTCTGTACTTGAACCAGTTTTGGAAAGATGTACTCCTGAGCAACTCTATAGAATTGAGGAGTGCAACCAT GTGTTAACTGAAGAGACTGATCAGCTGTGGAAAATTCACTGCCATCGAGACTTTAAGAGAGAGAGACCAGAAGAATTTGAGTCTTGGAGGGAGATGTATCTTCGACTTCAAGATGCTCGGGAGCAGCGACTACTCCTCTTGACTGAGAACATCCGATCAGCTCATGCCAACAAACCCAAAG GCCGACAAGCAAAGATGGCCTTTGTCAACTCTGTGGCCAAGCCGCCTCGTGATGTTAGGAGACGGCAGGAGAAATTTGGGACCGGAGGAGCAGCTGTTCCTGAAAAGATCAA GATCAAGCCCGCCCCCTACACCTCCAGCAGTGGTTACACCtgcagcagcagtagcaacagCTACAGCAACAGCACCGAAGAAGGGCAGCCCTACGACGGCCCAAGCACCAGCAGTGCCCACTCAGCCCCAGCAGTCAGCAGCACGGTGTCTTACGATCCCCGGAAACCGCCGGTCAAAA AAATTGCCCCAATGATGGCCAAGACGATCAAGGCATTCAAGAACAGATTCTCCCGGAGATAA